A region from the Candidatus Zixiibacteriota bacterium genome encodes:
- a CDS encoding (2Fe-2S)-binding protein: protein MEDDRIGITVTVNGKTHRAEVEPRELLVYFLRERLGLTGTHVGCDTSQCGACTVHLDGRAVKSCTVLAVQADGAEVTTIEGLARGGELHPVQAAFHEKHGLQCGFCTPGMIMTAAYLLAQNPAPSETEIRHALEGNLCRCTGYVNIVEAIRHAAENMGGAHVSR from the coding sequence ATGGAAGACGATCGCATCGGTATCACCGTCACGGTCAACGGCAAGACGCATCGCGCCGAGGTCGAGCCCCGCGAGCTGCTCGTTTATTTTCTACGGGAGCGGCTCGGGCTCACCGGAACTCACGTCGGCTGCGACACCAGTCAGTGCGGCGCCTGCACGGTTCATCTGGACGGCCGGGCCGTGAAATCGTGCACGGTTCTCGCCGTGCAGGCGGACGGAGCGGAGGTGACGACGATCGAAGGGCTCGCGCGCGGCGGCGAACTCCACCCGGTGCAGGCCGCTTTTCACGAGAAGCACGGGCTCCAGTGCGGCTTCTGCACTCCCGGCATGATCATGACGGCCGCCTACCTGCTGGCGCAGAATCCAGCTCCGAGCGAAACGGAGATCAGGCACGCGCTGGAAGGCAACCTCTGCCGCTGCACGGGCTACGTGAATATCGTGGAGGCGATCCGGCACGCGGCCGAGAACATGGGGGGCGCGCATGTATCCCGCTAG